Proteins encoded together in one Shewanella acanthi window:
- a CDS encoding DUF4240 domain-containing protein, which produces MTEVEFWALVTRTEAAQSQESIGQSLKDKLSVLDDEELKAFDKMFGQQMRRSYLWSLWGAAYIITGCDSDYAFAEFRSFLISLGQAKYDEVIANPDSLGQLSVWPEKDGYAYPFIEDYDLIAGQLFEDRTGKELPFMPSGKATPVGKKFSTKPKDLRQQYPLLSARFPF; this is translated from the coding sequence ATGACTGAAGTTGAATTTTGGGCGCTGGTAACCCGTACCGAAGCTGCGCAATCGCAAGAATCTATAGGGCAGTCTTTAAAAGACAAGCTGTCCGTGTTGGATGACGAGGAATTAAAGGCCTTCGATAAAATGTTCGGTCAACAAATGCGTCGCAGTTATCTTTGGTCCCTGTGGGGAGCGGCTTACATCATTACAGGCTGTGACTCAGACTATGCCTTTGCTGAGTTTCGTAGTTTTCTTATCTCCCTTGGCCAAGCGAAATACGACGAAGTGATTGCCAATCCCGACAGCTTAGGTCAACTCAGTGTCTGGCCGGAAAAAGACGGTTATGCCTATCCATTTATTGAAGATTATGATTTGATCGCAGGCCAATTATTTGAAGACAGAACCGGTAAAGAGCTTCCCTTTATGCCATCGGGTAAAGCAACACCAGTAGGTAAAAAGTTCAGCACTAAACCTAAGGACTTAAGGCAGCAATATCCCCTATTAAGTGCTAGATTTCCTTTTTAG
- a CDS encoding methyltransferase domain-containing protein — protein MQDKNFDKLAQKFAKNIYGTPKGEIRAAVLWRDISPALAQFGEQKLRILDAGGGFGYFSQKLARLGHEVVLCDISAEMLAQAKAQIDASETLLNIRLVHAPIQELSVAEHGMFDVILCHAVVEWLVDAKSTMEGLLEMLKPSGLFSLMFYNKEAMRFHALVSGNFDYVAADLKVKKKVRLTPTHPLYIQDVNQWFQEWRMGLITQSGVRVIHDYLKQNRGTDIDYDKLLTMELEYSQREPYISLGRYVHFLGQKAAN, from the coding sequence GTGCAAGACAAGAATTTTGACAAACTCGCGCAAAAATTTGCGAAGAATATTTATGGAACCCCAAAGGGTGAAATCCGTGCCGCCGTGCTGTGGCGCGATATCAGCCCTGCATTAGCACAATTCGGTGAGCAAAAACTGCGGATTTTAGATGCGGGTGGCGGCTTTGGTTACTTCAGTCAGAAACTGGCTCGCTTAGGTCACGAGGTCGTTCTGTGTGATATCTCCGCCGAGATGCTCGCCCAAGCTAAAGCACAAATTGATGCCTCTGAAACGCTATTAAATATTCGTCTGGTACATGCGCCTATTCAGGAGTTGTCGGTCGCTGAACATGGTATGTTCGATGTTATTCTTTGCCATGCAGTGGTGGAATGGTTAGTCGATGCCAAAAGCACGATGGAAGGCTTGCTTGAAATGCTTAAGCCCAGCGGACTGTTTTCGCTGATGTTTTACAATAAAGAAGCCATGCGATTTCATGCCTTAGTGTCGGGAAATTTCGATTATGTGGCCGCAGACCTTAAGGTGAAGAAAAAGGTGCGCTTAACTCCCACCCATCCCTTATACATTCAAGACGTTAACCAATGGTTTCAAGAATGGCGAATGGGACTCATCACCCAATCGGGGGTTAGGGTAATCCACGATTATCTAAAACAAAATCGTGGCACCGATATTGATTATGACAAGCTGCTGACAATGGAGCTCGAATATTCCCAGCGTGAACCTTATATTTCCCTAGGCCGCTATGTGCACTTTCTGGGGCAAAAAGCGGCTAACTAG
- a CDS encoding TraB/GumN family protein, which yields MATSRWRRLLTLGTLMLSGIASCWAMPSDKPPFYQVQWQGKTAYLLGSIHIGRADFYPMPAQIETALSKAKGLVLEIDLSKIDGRTLLQQYAMADKSKGLDWQSRDTQTLETMEKYCIGKVSLCQSLQSFAPWLQATQVNLFRYKDLGYSAEYGVDMQFLGRATNMPVFELETAQSQFEMLSSFNSQTQWAMVRDAINLPDDELLELISAWRSGDETALDGLMQEQFAEQGGDEMLDKILWQRNHTMADGIIKLLGAESIQAPLFVVVGAGHVVGDKSVVQRLKQAGAKVTACWQEVCE from the coding sequence ATGGCAACAAGTCGATGGCGCCGATTACTCACACTGGGCACGTTGATGCTGAGTGGTATTGCCTCTTGTTGGGCAATGCCGAGCGATAAGCCGCCTTTTTATCAGGTGCAATGGCAAGGGAAAACCGCTTATCTTCTTGGTTCTATTCATATTGGTCGCGCCGATTTTTATCCTATGCCGGCCCAGATTGAAACCGCACTCTCTAAGGCTAAGGGGCTGGTACTTGAAATCGATCTCAGTAAGATCGATGGCCGTACGCTGCTACAACAATATGCAATGGCGGACAAGTCAAAGGGACTCGATTGGCAGAGTCGCGATACGCAAACCCTTGAGACTATGGAGAAGTATTGCATTGGTAAAGTTAGCCTTTGTCAGTCTCTTCAATCCTTTGCTCCTTGGTTACAGGCAACTCAAGTGAATTTATTCCGTTATAAAGACCTAGGTTATAGTGCTGAATATGGTGTCGATATGCAGTTTTTGGGGCGTGCTACCAATATGCCTGTGTTTGAATTAGAAACGGCGCAGTCGCAATTTGAGATGCTGTCATCCTTTAATAGCCAAACCCAGTGGGCCATGGTGCGCGATGCGATCAACTTGCCCGATGATGAATTACTCGAGCTGATTAGTGCTTGGCGTTCGGGGGATGAGACTGCGCTCGATGGGTTAATGCAGGAGCAATTTGCTGAGCAAGGTGGCGATGAAATGCTTGATAAAATACTCTGGCAACGTAATCACACTATGGCCGATGGCATTATTAAGTTACTCGGGGCTGAATCGATACAGGCGCCGCTATTTGTGGTAGTTGGCGCGGGGCATGTGGTTGGTGATAAGAGCGTGGTACAGCGACTAAAACAGGCGGGTGCGAAAGTTACCGCCTGTTGGCAAGAGGTTTGCGAATAG
- a CDS encoding putative bifunctional diguanylate cyclase/phosphodiesterase, which produces MDLLLIDDDEVDRTAIIRALRQSQTAFNVVEANCAFDGLSLAVERHFDGILLDYMLPDANGLDVLIKLNSMSTEQSAVIMLSRYEDEKLAQRCIEYGAQDFLLKDEVNPRILSRAIRYAKQRSSMATALRSSHEKLKELAEHDSLTKLVNRYGFELCLNRAIARARRGQGYLAVILLDLDDFKSINDTLGHQTGDVLLVKVAARLSTVLRDGDLIARLGGDEFVVLVTETDNKYFPMVVAKRLLQAFEKAFQLGPNEVMIGASVGVAFYNDAASNSSELMKCADIAMYRAKKLGRNQIQFYSEALDKEVRYRNHIESSLRIALKQQEFRVFYQAQVDAKTHCLVGMEALIRWEHAEDGLISPDQFLPIAEEIGFMEEIGDWVLLDACKQAKRWLDMLQPIGHKLTIAVNLSASQLANAHLYDKILHALRESALPAEALELEITESGLIEEPSERARVLNLINDLGVRFALDDFGTGFSTLEHLKHFPISILKIDKSFIASYDHDEKDTRLLAALLNFAQGFNVMAVAEGIETLEQANFCTERSCNVLQGYFFSRPIDASEFEAKFILPLLDAK; this is translated from the coding sequence ATGGATTTGCTACTCATAGATGATGATGAAGTTGATAGAACCGCAATCATTAGAGCGTTGCGGCAATCACAAACTGCCTTCAATGTAGTCGAGGCGAACTGTGCTTTCGATGGCCTAAGCTTGGCTGTTGAGCGCCATTTCGATGGCATTCTGCTGGATTACATGTTACCCGATGCTAATGGTTTAGACGTGCTAATAAAGCTTAATTCTATGTCCACTGAGCAGTCGGCGGTGATCATGCTAAGCCGGTATGAAGATGAAAAGTTAGCGCAGCGCTGTATCGAGTATGGCGCCCAAGATTTTTTACTCAAGGATGAGGTTAATCCTCGCATTTTAAGTCGGGCAATTCGCTATGCGAAACAACGCTCTTCCATGGCAACAGCACTTCGAAGTAGTCACGAGAAACTAAAGGAATTAGCAGAACATGACTCCCTCACTAAATTAGTCAATCGCTATGGATTTGAACTTTGCCTTAATCGAGCCATTGCAAGGGCGCGTCGAGGCCAGGGCTATTTAGCGGTAATTCTACTCGATCTCGATGATTTTAAATCAATTAATGACACACTCGGACATCAAACTGGCGACGTGCTTTTGGTGAAGGTTGCCGCACGTCTCAGTACTGTTTTACGCGATGGAGATCTAATTGCTCGTCTAGGTGGGGATGAGTTTGTCGTGTTGGTTACCGAGACAGACAATAAGTATTTCCCCATGGTAGTGGCAAAACGTTTGCTGCAAGCCTTTGAAAAGGCATTTCAACTCGGTCCTAATGAAGTGATGATTGGCGCGAGTGTTGGTGTTGCATTTTATAATGATGCTGCCTCCAACAGTTCTGAATTGATGAAGTGTGCTGACATTGCCATGTACCGCGCCAAGAAATTAGGCCGGAACCAAATTCAGTTTTACTCAGAGGCACTAGACAAGGAGGTTCGCTATCGTAACCATATCGAATCGAGTCTACGTATTGCCTTAAAACAGCAAGAGTTTAGGGTTTTTTATCAAGCACAAGTGGATGCCAAAACGCATTGTTTGGTAGGTATGGAGGCGCTGATCCGCTGGGAGCATGCAGAGGATGGCCTAATCTCACCTGATCAGTTTTTACCGATTGCAGAAGAAATCGGCTTTATGGAAGAAATTGGTGACTGGGTTTTACTCGATGCCTGCAAGCAAGCCAAGCGCTGGCTGGATATGCTGCAACCGATTGGGCACAAATTGACTATTGCAGTTAATTTATCAGCTTCCCAACTAGCAAATGCGCATCTTTACGACAAAATCCTGCACGCATTGAGGGAGTCCGCACTGCCTGCTGAAGCTTTGGAATTGGAAATTACTGAGAGTGGATTGATTGAGGAGCCCAGTGAGCGCGCTAGGGTACTCAATTTAATTAATGACTTAGGTGTTCGTTTTGCTTTAGATGATTTTGGTACAGGATTCTCAACCCTAGAGCATTTAAAACACTTTCCCATTAGTATCTTGAAAATCGATAAGAGTTTCATCGCCTCCTATGATCACGATGAAAAAGACACGAGATTGCTCGCCGCACTTTTAAACTTCGCCCAGGGTTTTAATGTGATGGCTGTTGCCGAAGGTATTGAAACCCTTGAACAAGCGAACTTTTGTACCGAGCGTAGTTGTAATGTGCTGCAAGGTTATTTTTTTTCCCGTCCGATCGATGCCAGTGAATTTGAAGCCAAGTTCATCCTTCCATTACTCGATGCTAAGTGA
- a CDS encoding prephenate dehydrogenase, translating into MPHTKVIEQLKESLQTAYRQAIDADAKLDELKKAGHGKFTSIFTTDQGFIVSSNRFLPYVQELVDDLTKLQQQSTLDPVTLETLVRQLATLLKTLQAFKKQS; encoded by the coding sequence ATGCCACACACTAAGGTTATAGAGCAACTGAAAGAAAGCCTTCAAACCGCCTATCGCCAAGCCATCGATGCCGACGCCAAGTTAGATGAATTGAAAAAAGCGGGTCATGGAAAATTCACCAGTATCTTCACAACCGATCAAGGGTTTATCGTATCGAGCAATCGCTTTTTGCCCTATGTGCAAGAGCTAGTCGACGATCTCACTAAGTTGCAGCAACAATCAACTTTAGATCCTGTCACCCTAGAAACCCTTGTTCGCCAACTGGCAACACTGCTGAAAACCCTGCAGGCCTTTAAAAAGCAGAGTTGA
- a CDS encoding response regulator — MNTQDQYNQVTILLVDDDDVDYMAVKRAMQQLKLLNPVVRAKDGLEALSILSDPNAIKGPYLILLDLNMPRMNGFEFLERIRSDPVLSSCVVFMLTTSKADEDRMKAYSHHVAGYMVKTEMKDGFNNILNMLEGYWRIVELPKV, encoded by the coding sequence ATGAACACCCAAGACCAATACAATCAGGTGACAATCCTCCTCGTTGATGATGACGATGTGGACTATATGGCGGTAAAGCGGGCGATGCAGCAGCTGAAGTTGCTTAATCCCGTGGTGAGGGCGAAGGATGGACTCGAGGCTTTGAGCATTCTCTCCGATCCCAATGCGATCAAAGGACCCTATTTGATCCTGCTCGATCTGAATATGCCGAGAATGAATGGTTTTGAGTTTCTTGAACGTATTCGTTCAGATCCCGTTTTATCATCCTGTGTGGTGTTTATGTTGACCACTTCTAAGGCTGATGAAGATCGGATGAAGGCCTATAGCCACCATGTTGCGGGATACATGGTTAAGACAGAAATGAAAGATGGGTTCAACAATATTTTAAATATGTTGGAAGGTTACTGGCGGATTGTTGAATTGCCAAAAGTGTAG
- a CDS encoding TorF family putative porin yields the protein MNKSLYSVLALSTGLLMTANAFAAVSGNIGGTSNYLWRGVSQTGNGAAIQGGIDYSHDSGFYAGTWASNVDFGDSTSYELDLYAGYSGNITEELGFDVSYLYYAYPDSDSSIDFGELHGALTWKWLEVGYSHVINAGNDVAAAPLDEKDMSYFEANASFPVTEKLNLSFHYGYSSGDVVEGWFDEDSYSDYNVTLSTDTTIGTVSFMVSDTDLHGDDAKVVLGYSFGFDL from the coding sequence ATGAACAAATCACTGTACAGCGTGTTGGCATTATCGACGGGACTGTTAATGACGGCCAATGCCTTTGCGGCCGTTTCAGGCAATATAGGTGGAACTTCTAACTATTTGTGGCGCGGTGTATCACAAACGGGCAATGGTGCAGCGATACAAGGCGGTATCGACTACAGCCATGACTCTGGTTTTTACGCTGGAACTTGGGCATCGAACGTTGATTTTGGTGACAGTACTAGTTACGAGCTTGACCTCTATGCCGGCTATAGCGGCAATATTACCGAGGAGTTAGGCTTTGATGTTAGCTACTTATACTATGCCTACCCTGATTCAGACAGCAGTATCGATTTTGGCGAGCTGCATGGCGCATTAACTTGGAAATGGCTCGAAGTCGGTTATTCCCATGTGATCAACGCGGGCAACGATGTGGCTGCAGCCCCATTAGATGAAAAGGATATGAGCTACTTTGAAGCGAACGCTTCATTCCCTGTGACTGAAAAGCTCAATCTGTCATTCCACTACGGTTACTCAAGCGGTGATGTGGTTGAAGGCTGGTTCGATGAAGACAGCTACTCAGACTACAACGTGACCCTCAGCACGGACACAACTATTGGTACAGTGTCCTTTATGGTGTCTGACACCGATTTGCACGGTGACGACGCTAAAGTCGTGTTAGGTTACTCTTTCGGTTTCGATCTCTAA
- a CDS encoding HU family DNA-binding protein — translation MNKTELIAKIAENADLTKVEAARALKSFEAAITESMKNGDKISIVGFGSFETTTRAARTGRNPQTGKEIHIAEATVPKFKAGKTLRDSVN, via the coding sequence ATGAACAAGACTGAACTTATCGCCAAGATTGCTGAAAATGCCGATTTAACCAAAGTTGAAGCAGCACGTGCATTAAAATCATTCGAAGCAGCTATTACTGAATCAATGAAAAACGGTGACAAAATTTCTATCGTTGGATTTGGCTCATTTGAAACCACTACCCGTGCAGCTCGTACTGGCCGTAACCCACAGACTGGTAAAGAAATTCACATCGCTGAAGCCACTGTACCTAAGTTCAAAGCGGGTAAAACATTGCGTGATAGCGTTAACTAA
- the rimK gene encoding 30S ribosomal protein S6--L-glutamate ligase, whose amino-acid sequence MKIGILSQFPELYSTRRLVEACESRGHEAVVINTLNCYMNINSIKPSIHYQGEDLTGFDAIIPRIHASVTFYGCAVVRQFEMMGVYSANDSISIARSRDKLRALQLLSRKGIGMPITGFANKPNDIPDLINMVGGAPLVIKLLEGTQGIGVVLAETKTAAESVIEAFLGLKANILVQEYIKESNGSDIRCFVVGDKVVASMKRQGPEGDFRSNLHLGGCGEKVKITPEERKMAVAAVKAMGLVVAGVDILRSNRGPLILEVNSAPGIEGIEQTTGISVTEPIVEYIEKMVAANNKSKRPIIA is encoded by the coding sequence ATGAAAATAGGTATTCTTTCTCAGTTCCCCGAGTTGTATTCAACCCGTCGCCTAGTCGAGGCCTGTGAGAGCCGTGGGCATGAGGCGGTGGTGATTAATACCTTAAATTGCTACATGAACATCAATTCCATTAAGCCTAGTATTCATTACCAAGGTGAAGATTTAACTGGGTTTGATGCCATCATCCCACGTATTCATGCCAGTGTGACATTTTACGGCTGTGCCGTGGTGCGCCAGTTCGAAATGATGGGCGTTTACTCTGCAAATGACTCCATTTCCATTGCCCGTTCCCGTGATAAATTAAGAGCGCTGCAGTTGTTATCTCGGAAGGGCATAGGCATGCCCATTACGGGATTTGCCAATAAACCCAATGACATACCCGATCTTATTAATATGGTGGGTGGTGCTCCCTTAGTGATCAAATTACTGGAGGGCACACAAGGTATTGGTGTGGTACTCGCCGAAACGAAAACAGCGGCAGAGAGTGTTATTGAGGCATTTTTAGGGCTCAAGGCAAACATCCTAGTGCAGGAATACATCAAAGAGTCCAACGGCAGTGATATTCGCTGCTTTGTTGTTGGGGATAAGGTGGTCGCCTCGATGAAACGCCAAGGACCCGAAGGGGATTTCCGCTCTAATCTACATTTAGGTGGTTGCGGTGAGAAAGTAAAAATTACCCCAGAGGAGCGTAAGATGGCTGTGGCTGCGGTTAAGGCAATGGGGTTAGTCGTTGCCGGGGTGGATATTTTGCGCTCAAACCGTGGGCCGCTGATTCTAGAGGTGAATTCAGCACCTGGTATAGAGGGGATTGAGCAAACGACGGGCATTTCTGTCACTGAGCCGATTGTCGAATATATAGAGAAAATGGTGGCGGCGAATAATAAATCGAAACGCCCCATTATTGCTTAA
- a CDS encoding aldo/keto reductase, with protein sequence MNTAHFTFSEFVAGFWRLDSWDMTPVQRLNLIEQYLDLGVTTMDHADIYGQYQCETLFGEALALNPAIRQKMQLVSKCGIKPAFDCRPERYVNHYDTSKAHILASVDNSLKQLKTDYLDLLLIHRPDPLMDADEVAEAFNELKQAGKVLHFGVSNFTNAQFSLLASRVDAPLVTNQVEISPLVMNSLHDGTLDLCQQQRIRPMAWSCLGGGSLFGRTDPQATRLLQTLAVIADEVGALDISQVIYAWVRMLPSKPVPIIGSGNIDRINSAIASERITLDKQQWFSIWQASTGHSVP encoded by the coding sequence ATGAACACAGCCCATTTTACCTTTTCAGAATTTGTAGCCGGATTTTGGCGACTGGATAGCTGGGATATGACACCAGTTCAACGCCTTAATTTGATTGAGCAATATCTGGATTTAGGCGTGACAACCATGGATCATGCCGATATTTATGGTCAGTACCAATGCGAAACCTTATTCGGGGAAGCCCTAGCACTCAATCCTGCCATTCGGCAGAAAATGCAACTCGTGAGTAAATGCGGCATTAAGCCTGCGTTTGATTGTCGCCCCGAGCGTTACGTCAATCATTATGACACTTCAAAAGCGCATATCTTGGCCAGTGTCGACAACTCACTGAAGCAATTAAAGACGGACTATCTGGATCTACTGCTTATCCATAGACCCGATCCCTTGATGGATGCGGATGAAGTTGCAGAGGCATTTAATGAATTAAAACAGGCAGGTAAAGTACTGCACTTTGGCGTCTCGAATTTTACCAATGCACAATTCTCCCTGTTAGCGTCAAGAGTTGATGCGCCCTTAGTGACTAATCAGGTGGAGATTTCACCACTGGTGATGAATAGCCTGCACGATGGGACCTTAGATTTGTGCCAGCAACAACGCATCCGCCCCATGGCTTGGTCCTGCCTTGGGGGAGGCTCATTGTTTGGGCGCACCGATCCGCAGGCAACCCGTCTATTACAAACCTTAGCCGTGATTGCCGATGAAGTTGGCGCACTCGATATCAGCCAAGTGATCTATGCTTGGGTGCGCATGTTACCGAGCAAACCTGTACCTATTATTGGTAGCGGTAATATCGACAGGATTAACAGTGCGATTGCCTCTGAGCGCATCACGCTCGATAAGCAACAGTGGTTTAGTATTTGGCAGGCATCTACGGGACACAGCGTACCTTAG
- a CDS encoding MaoC/PaaZ C-terminal domain-containing protein, whose amino-acid sequence MPSLFSLYRKIFFGRKPGWDQQPLPCIKITTANVGVNASNVSQYAEVCGFQFDGQTLPPTYLYTLAFRLHAMIFTHEAITFPLIGLIHLKNRIQVFRPTKVDESFTLECILTSSRETDSGLEFELDSKVFVDGELVWESLSTYLYRIESAGRRVRPPKAIEMEWDSPKTLELSEDLGRRYAKASGDYNLIHLHPVLSKRFGFERVLAHGMWSKARCLAELMPEIGDRPFTVDVAFKLPLLMPAEVGFGFQKTEDKWLFELRDSKGRRPHLSGDVHF is encoded by the coding sequence ATGCCGTCGCTGTTTTCGCTGTATCGCAAGATTTTCTTTGGCCGTAAACCTGGTTGGGATCAGCAGCCCCTACCTTGCATTAAGATTACCACGGCAAACGTGGGGGTTAATGCCAGCAATGTAAGCCAGTATGCCGAAGTGTGCGGTTTTCAATTCGATGGTCAGACGCTACCGCCAACCTATTTATATACTTTGGCGTTTCGTCTGCATGCGATGATTTTTACCCATGAGGCCATTACGTTTCCGCTGATTGGTTTGATCCACCTAAAGAATCGTATTCAAGTATTTCGCCCGACCAAGGTCGATGAGTCATTTACCCTAGAATGCATATTAACCAGCAGTCGCGAAACGGATTCCGGATTAGAGTTTGAGCTAGATTCTAAGGTGTTTGTCGATGGCGAATTAGTTTGGGAATCACTGTCTACTTACCTATATCGTATCGAGTCTGCGGGTCGCAGAGTGCGTCCACCTAAGGCTATCGAGATGGAATGGGATTCACCTAAAACCTTAGAGTTGAGTGAAGACTTAGGTCGCCGTTATGCTAAAGCCTCAGGCGATTATAATTTGATCCATTTACATCCAGTACTGTCAAAACGCTTCGGTTTTGAGCGTGTATTGGCTCATGGCATGTGGTCAAAGGCGCGCTGTTTAGCTGAGCTAATGCCTGAGATTGGCGATCGTCCATTTACTGTGGATGTGGCTTTTAAGCTGCCGCTGCTGATGCCTGCCGAAGTGGGATTCGGTTTTCAAAAGACCGAAGACAAGTGGTTATTCGAATTACGTGATAGCAAAGGTCGTAGGCCGCACTTAAGTGGTGATGTGCACTTCTAA
- a CDS encoding response regulator — protein sequence MTQLSPDELSILIVEPSEIQRRIIIKHLQQEGIISIQSAANITEAKGLIERHKPDLIASAMYFEDGTAKEFLDYLHALPECKDIQFMLVSSEYRREQLEVFRQSGVVAILPKPFNAEHLGKALNATIDFLSHDELDLSHFDVKSLRVLVVDDSRMARNVIKRTIANLGIEHITEAEDGAQAIELMRDQLFDLVITDYNMPSVDGLALTQYIRNESQQSHIPILMVSSEANEAHLSNVSQAGVNALCDKPFEPKLVKQILYQLLEE from the coding sequence ATGACCCAGTTATCCCCCGATGAATTATCCATATTGATTGTCGAACCCTCGGAGATCCAGCGGCGGATCATCATTAAGCATCTGCAGCAGGAAGGAATCATCAGCATACAGAGTGCCGCCAATATTACCGAGGCTAAAGGACTGATAGAAAGGCATAAACCTGATCTTATCGCCAGTGCGATGTACTTTGAAGATGGTACGGCGAAGGAGTTTTTAGACTACTTACACGCCCTTCCAGAATGCAAAGATATCCAATTTATGTTGGTCTCCAGCGAGTATCGCCGCGAACAATTAGAAGTGTTTCGCCAATCTGGTGTTGTCGCTATCCTGCCAAAACCTTTTAATGCCGAGCATTTAGGCAAGGCACTCAATGCCACTATCGATTTTTTAAGTCACGATGAATTAGATTTAAGCCACTTTGATGTGAAGAGCTTACGGGTATTGGTCGTTGATGATAGCCGCATGGCCCGTAACGTGATTAAGCGGACAATTGCCAATTTAGGCATCGAGCATATCACCGAGGCGGAAGATGGCGCACAGGCGATTGAACTTATGCGGGACCAGCTGTTCGACTTAGTCATCACCGACTACAACATGCCCAGTGTCGATGGTCTCGCCCTCACCCAATATATTCGTAACGAAAGCCAACAATCCCATATTCCCATTTTAATGGTGTCCTCCGAAGCCAACGAAGCCCACCTGAGCAACGTCTCACAAGCGGGGGTGAATGCCCTATGTGACAAGCCATTTGAGCCCAAATTAGTTAAACAAATACTGTACCAACTCCTTGAAGAATAA
- a CDS encoding DUF3016 domain-containing protein, giving the protein MKVKFLLLASVLSVSAAWAAEEVKPDPMTEDGVVKILWQNPKDYRDVKSSGDIQSRYEARLFETLTANINKEASKILKPNQKLEMTVTDVDLAGDMRPTFGATANDLRVIKDLYPPRMTFKYQVIENDKVIVAGDEKLTDMGFMTSSPSLSDKPFNYETEMLRDWLKKTIAPQI; this is encoded by the coding sequence ATGAAAGTTAAGTTTCTTTTACTCGCGAGCGTATTGAGTGTGAGTGCTGCGTGGGCAGCCGAAGAAGTGAAACCCGATCCTATGACTGAGGACGGTGTGGTTAAGATCCTGTGGCAAAATCCTAAAGATTACCGTGATGTTAAGTCATCGGGAGATATTCAATCCCGTTATGAAGCGCGTCTATTCGAAACGCTAACAGCGAATATCAACAAGGAAGCATCAAAGATTTTAAAGCCTAATCAAAAGCTTGAAATGACAGTGACCGATGTGGACCTAGCCGGTGATATGCGTCCAACCTTTGGCGCTACCGCAAATGATCTGCGGGTGATTAAAGATCTTTATCCACCGCGCATGACCTTTAAATATCAAGTCATTGAAAATGATAAAGTCATTGTTGCAGGGGATGAAAAACTCACCGACATGGGATTTATGACAAGTTCACCGTCATTGAGTGATAAGCCGTTTAATTATGAGACTGAAATGCTTAGGGATTGGTTGAAAAAGACCATAGCGCCACAGATTTAA